From a region of the Oscarella lobularis chromosome 7, ooOscLobu1.1, whole genome shotgun sequence genome:
- the LOC136189504 gene encoding prominin-1-A-like isoform X3, giving the protein MLLPNRLPRRSYMIVLPESSIDKRVAGNLSTTISTSRTDFLNLTRRGIGRRLWQSRLRSYRVLGGLHRRRFLSHGRYANAFAFPLIGSAPFRLFPISSHGSINFELEINGERICNANALPFGCFCYEKTPAPLYDVVSTFQSSALARPPMAGLADLGRALRRAVSPGELPYDAINRQMRLWYTAGRVQLSEIVNETFDYLTPVLIASGVAIGLALLIPLVATCCASCGKRRTSSSSSSSRVRTILIVVVSSLAACGVALASLALAANQRMNGGVRTTVDGVSEALPQMRDLANTTLEEFRDVTVNDLERLLNHIRDEILAPLPSLVSTTVLQSYGDDAIELTTDVERAGLQADQLDDFLRRVNETRFKLRDRLGDRFSSSLRNLATTIQLIVESCNDTLNGTGEFTANLLSKCRRIVQSANYLIPRPSSIVADRFLRLPVVHFALVNLDEVVKFDLKRAAEQRRIYFSSDVIGTLRDDVQRAVNDVLIYDDNLFSRASSNFTHIQSNVTSFMKNHLGIPESEKKVNDTAEKYINTYETYRFVTTCLLCVGVLIASLLLVALSVVGAFYVGRERLSRSQKRAAHTCGEFLLKIYSFDLLMTSLCLIVFAGTILFGSVLGESCGRKANFTGIIDRVIDNQSNWNGYPLGRAILKNPDYPLRIHDVIDECDRDEALWIALKVEERQPLDQMLDFAEELDSKLSLVTDVRAPRVDLLDSSVLAHVRHLNESGVDDVDWDDCLDVAVDSLYDATSGNFSFLRQVMSELSTAAAESLSSLTHSRIIYLIQMQTDQLRDLVTAEKDVKSEQRRLASACETLKKFPALQRDITDALTRLTEFNAAFNAPSSDPESAPAIVRRLVDEAVETVKKTTQSYIFNTKQSVQFEIGKCKPLAEIYKSSASATCNDFLTGMDSFLAILSLLSLLLILTMFFVDQLAFCYLDPELWKTSTKFVFWKVLCYRLCSFTWFVFDWGLCIFIAGKVFGSTSSSALKISVAIFLVSSSLLLWPIFLSQFVFIARARRRKESIGLVCISLFCLGMIDKDAIVFRMQATIFFANLVAFLLQDVPFLAFALVHAKNQGYADVGTFLSIITCLLGVLSFIGNSASRGRVEVKRYFQWLKFHLNPLHWKRSFQQESERGDEEVGDQFVMEGLFHSPRRKMNRLVRSASATAISERHNGRTAKRRHSSRVRRSAARRERERPSSASSECDPEAESAVRPRSRSAERRGVRRPRRPRGDVLRRREDSHTATWGNLTTADERESMFWSDDETFSRRRRAAQESPDLISVWDRISIEI; this is encoded by the exons ATGCTTTTGCCTAATCGGCTCCCCCGCCGATCGTACATGATAGTATTACCTGAATCATCAATAGACAAAAGAG TTGCTGGCAACCTTTCGACGACTATATCGACCAGTCGTACCGACTTCCTAAATTTAACACGCAGAGGAATAGGGAGGAGGCTTTGGCAAAGTCGTCTTCGATCGTACAGAGTGCTGGGAGGTCTCCATCGGAGGAGGTTTCTCTCCCACGGCCGGTATGCTAACGCCTTCGCCTTTCCTCTCATTGGTTCTGCTCCCTTTCGGCTTTTTCCGATCTCTTCCCATGGTTCAATCAATTTTGAGCTTGAAATCAACGGGGAGCGCATTTGCAATGCTAACGCACTTCCGTTTGGATGTTTTTGTTACGAGAAGACTCCCGCGCCGCTCTACGACGTCGTGTCGACGTTCCAATCGTCTGCACTCGCCCGTCCGCCCATGGCCGGCTTAGCGGACTTGGGACGAGCGCTTCGACGCGCCGTCTCACCAGGCGAATTGCCCTACGACGCTATAAACAGGCAAATGCGACTCTG GTACACTGCAGGCCGCGTTCAGCTATCAGAAATTGTCAACGAAACATTCGACTATCTAACGCCCGTCCTCATCGCTTCGG GAGTCGCTATTGGACTCGCCTTGCTGATTCCGCTCGTCGCGACGTGCTGCGCTTCGTGCGGCAAAcgtagaacgtcgtcgtcgtcttcgtcgtcgcgcgtaCGAACGATTctaatcgtcgtcgtgtcgaGTCTCGCCGCGTGCGGCGTCGCGCTCGCTTCGTTGGCGCTCGCCGCTAATCAGAGAATGAATGGCGGCGTTCGAacgaccgtcgacggcgtttcggAGGCGCTTCCTCAG ATGCGCGATTTGGCGAACACGACTTTGGAAGAATTTCGCGACGTCACCGTGAACGATCTCGAACGTCTATTGAACCATATccgcgacgaaattctcgc accgttgccgtcgctcgtctcgacgacagTGCTACAAtcgtacggcgacgacgcgatcgagcTTACGACGGACGTCGAACGAGCCGGTCTCCAAGCGGACCAATTGGACGACTTTCTTCGACGCGTCAACGAAACTCGTTTCAAATTACGAGATCGTCTCGGCGATCGcttctcctcgtcgttgCGCAACCTGGCAACTACGATTCAATTGATTGTTGAG TCGTGCAATGATACGTTGAATGGAACGGGAGAATTTACTGCTAATCTCTTGTCCAAGTGCCGACGAATTGTCCAGTCGGCCAACTATCTAATACCGCGACCGTCTTCGATTGTAGCtgatcgatttcttcgattACCTGTCGTTCACTTCGCCCTCGTCAATTTGGACGAAGTCGTGAAATTTGATCTGAAAAGAGCTGCCGAACAAAGGCGAATATATTTtagttctgacgtcatcggcaCCTTG agagacgacgttcaaAGAGCCGTCAACGATGTGTTGATCTACGATGACAATCTCTTCAGCAGGGCATCGAGTAATTTCACTCACATCCAGTCGAACGTCACGTCGTTCATGAAAAATCACCTGGGAATTCctgaaagcgaaaagaaagtcaacGACACGGCGGAAAA atACATCAACACGTACGAAACGTACCGATTCGTCACAACGTGTCTCCTCTGCGTCGGCGTTCTCATTGCcagtcttcttctcgtcgctttgtCCGTTGTGGGCGCGTTTTACGTCGGTCGCGAGCGCTTGAGTCGCAGTCAAAAACGCGCCGCTCACACGTGCGGCGAATTTCTACTCAA GATTTATTCGTTTGATCTGTTGATGACTTCGCTGTGTCTGATCGTCTTTGCTGGCACGATTCTATTTGGATCCGTTCTGGGGGAATCGTGCGGAAGGAAAGCCAATTTTACTGGCATCATTG ATCGCGTCATTGACAATCAGTCGAACTGGAATGGATATCCGCTAGGCCGAGCAATTCTAAAAAATCCCGATTATCCTCTCAGaattcatgacgtcatcgacgaatgcgatcgcgacgaagcTCTCTGGATCGCGCTCAAAGTCGAAGAACGTCAACCGCTCGACCAAATGCTCGACTTCGCCGAGGAATTg gattCGAAATTGTCTCTCGTGACGGACGTCAGAGCTCCTCGCGTCGATCTCCTCGACTCGAGCGTGCTGGCGCACGTGCGGCACCTAAACGAGTccggcgtcgatgacgtcgattgggACGATTGCTtggacgtcgccgtcgattcgctcTACGACGCGACAAGCGGCAATTTCTCGTTTCTTCGCCAAGTGATGAGTGAACTG AGCACGGCCGCAGCCGAGAGTCTCTCCTCTTTGACGCATTCCCGCATCATATATCTCATCCAAATGCAGACGGATCAACTTCGAGATTTGGTGACAGCTGAAAAAGACGTGAAG aGCGAACAACGTCGCCTCGCGAGTGCGTGCGagacgttgaaaaaatttccgGCCTTGCAACGGGACATAACCGACGCGTTGACGCGTTTGACCGAGTTTAATGCAGCCTTTAATGCACCGTCATCTGACCCAGAGAGTGCACCGGCTATAGTTCGAAGATTAG TTGATGAAGCAGTAGAGACAGTGAAAAAGACTACTCAGTCTTACATTTTCAATACCAAACAGTCCGTGCAGTTTGAGATAGGAAAATGCAAG CCGCTGGCCGAGATCTACaagtcgtcggcgtcggcgacgtgcaACGATTTTCTCACGGGAATGGACTCTTTTTTGGCGATTCTTTCCCTCCTCTCTCTTCTGCTCATTTTAACCAtgttcttcgtcgatcaaTTGGCTTT TTGTTATCTTGATCCCGAGCTGtggaaaacgtcgacgaaatttgTCTTCTGGAAAGTGCTATGCTATCGTTTG TGCTCTTTCACTTGGTTCGTTTTCGACTGGGGACTGTGCATTTTTATCGCCGGAAAAGTATTCGGTAGTACCTCTTCAAGTGCTCTCAA AATATCAGTTGCCATCTTTCTTGTTTCGAGCAGCCTCCTCCTCTGGCcgatctttctttctcagttTGTTTTCATTGCACGAGCCCGACGCCGTAAGGAATCGATTGGACTAGTTTGCATCTCTCTTTTTTGTCTAGGAATGATCGACAAAGATGCGATTGTTTTTCGGATGcaggcgacgattttcttcgctaATCTCGTCGCCTTCCTTCTTCAGGACGTTCCCTTTTTAGCCTTCGCTCTAGTTCACGCAAAGAATCAAGGTTACGCCGACGTGGGAACATTTCTGTCGATCATTACATGCCTTCTTGGCGTTCTATCATTCATCGGCAATTCCGCCAGTCGAGGAAG AGTGGAAGTTAAAAGATATTTTCAATGGTTGAAATTCCACCTCAATCCCCTTCACTGGAAGCGCAGTTTCCAACAAGAGTCCGAAAGGGGTGACGAGGAAGTGGGCGATCAGTTTGTG ATGGAAGGCCTCTTTCACTCTCCccgaagaaaaatgaatcGGCTCGTGCGATCagcttcggcgacggcaataTCAGAACGTCACAACGGTCGTACGGCGAAGAGGCGGCATTCGTCGCGAGTCCGTCGATCGGCAGCtcgtcgcgaacgcgaacgacCATCATCCGCGTCGAGCGAGTGCGACCCTGAGGCGGAGTCAGCGGTGCGACCTCGTAGCAGGTCGGCCGAACGACGTGGCGTGCGACGACCGAGGAGgccgcgcggcgacgtcttgAGACGAAGGGAGGACTCTCACACGGCCACGTGGGGCAATTTGACGACAGCTGACGAGAGAGAAAGCATGTTCTGGTCGGACGACGAG ACTTTCAGCCGTCGACGTAGGGCTGCACAAGAGAGTCCAGACCTGATATCCGTTTGGGACCGGATTTCAATC GAAATCTAG
- the LOC136189504 gene encoding prominin-1-A-like isoform X1 codes for MLLPNRLPRRSYMIVLPESSIDKRVAGNLSTTISTSRTDFLNLTRRGIGRRLWQSRLRSYRVLGGLHRRRFLSHGRYANAFAFPLIGSAPFRLFPISSHGSINFELEINGERICNANALPFGCFCYEKTPAPLYDVVSTFQSSALARPPMAGLADLGRALRRAVSPGELPYDAINRQMRLWYTAGRVQLSEIVNETFDYLTPVLIASGVAIGLALLIPLVATCCASCGKRRTSSSSSSSRVRTILIVVVSSLAACGVALASLALAANQRMNGGVRTTVDGVSEALPQMRDLANTTLEEFRDVTVNDLERLLNHIRDEILAPLPSLVSTTVLQSYGDDAIELTTDVERAGLQADQLDDFLRRVNETRFKLRDRLGDRFSSSLRNLATTIQLIVESCNDTLNGTGEFTANLLSKCRRIVQSANYLIPRPSSIVADRFLRLPVVHFALVNLDEVVKFDLKRAAEQRRIYFSSDVIGTLRDDVQRAVNDVLIYDDNLFSRASSNFTHIQSNVTSFMKNHLGIPESEKKVNDTAEKYINTYETYRFVTTCLLCVGVLIASLLLVALSVVGAFYVGRERLSRSQKRAAHTCGEFLLKIYSFDLLMTSLCLIVFAGTILFGSVLGESCGRKANFTGIIDRVIDNQSNWNGYPLGRAILKNPDYPLRIHDVIDECDRDEALWIALKVEERQPLDQMLDFAEELDSKLSLVTDVRAPRVDLLDSSVLAHVRHLNESGVDDVDWDDCLDVAVDSLYDATSGNFSFLRQVMSELSTAAAESLSSLTHSRIIYLIQMQTDQLRDLVTAEKDVKSEQRRLASACETLKKFPALQRDITDALTRLTEFNAAFNAPSSDPESAPAIVRRLVDEAVETVKKTTQSYIFNTKQSVQFEIGKCKPLAEIYKSSASATCNDFLTGMDSFLAILSLLSLLLILTMFFVDQLAFCYLDPELWKTSTKFVFWKVLCYRLCSFTWFVFDWGLCIFIAGKVFGSTSSSALKISVAIFLVSSSLLLWPIFLSQFVFIARARRRKESIGLVCISLFCLGMIDKDAIVFRMQATIFFANLVAFLLQDVPFLAFALVHAKNQGYADVGTFLSIITCLLGVLSFIGNSASRGRVEVKRYFQWLKFHLNPLHWKRSFQQESERGDEEVGDQFVMEGLFHSPRRKMNRLVRSASATAISERHNGRTAKRRHSSRVRRSAARRERERPSSASSECDPEAESAVRPRSRSAERRGVRRPRRPRGDVLRRREDSHTATWGNLTTADERESMFWSDDETFSRRRRAAQESPDLISVWDRISIVRLFQVIFFCLSVQ; via the exons ATGCTTTTGCCTAATCGGCTCCCCCGCCGATCGTACATGATAGTATTACCTGAATCATCAATAGACAAAAGAG TTGCTGGCAACCTTTCGACGACTATATCGACCAGTCGTACCGACTTCCTAAATTTAACACGCAGAGGAATAGGGAGGAGGCTTTGGCAAAGTCGTCTTCGATCGTACAGAGTGCTGGGAGGTCTCCATCGGAGGAGGTTTCTCTCCCACGGCCGGTATGCTAACGCCTTCGCCTTTCCTCTCATTGGTTCTGCTCCCTTTCGGCTTTTTCCGATCTCTTCCCATGGTTCAATCAATTTTGAGCTTGAAATCAACGGGGAGCGCATTTGCAATGCTAACGCACTTCCGTTTGGATGTTTTTGTTACGAGAAGACTCCCGCGCCGCTCTACGACGTCGTGTCGACGTTCCAATCGTCTGCACTCGCCCGTCCGCCCATGGCCGGCTTAGCGGACTTGGGACGAGCGCTTCGACGCGCCGTCTCACCAGGCGAATTGCCCTACGACGCTATAAACAGGCAAATGCGACTCTG GTACACTGCAGGCCGCGTTCAGCTATCAGAAATTGTCAACGAAACATTCGACTATCTAACGCCCGTCCTCATCGCTTCGG GAGTCGCTATTGGACTCGCCTTGCTGATTCCGCTCGTCGCGACGTGCTGCGCTTCGTGCGGCAAAcgtagaacgtcgtcgtcgtcttcgtcgtcgcgcgtaCGAACGATTctaatcgtcgtcgtgtcgaGTCTCGCCGCGTGCGGCGTCGCGCTCGCTTCGTTGGCGCTCGCCGCTAATCAGAGAATGAATGGCGGCGTTCGAacgaccgtcgacggcgtttcggAGGCGCTTCCTCAG ATGCGCGATTTGGCGAACACGACTTTGGAAGAATTTCGCGACGTCACCGTGAACGATCTCGAACGTCTATTGAACCATATccgcgacgaaattctcgc accgttgccgtcgctcgtctcgacgacagTGCTACAAtcgtacggcgacgacgcgatcgagcTTACGACGGACGTCGAACGAGCCGGTCTCCAAGCGGACCAATTGGACGACTTTCTTCGACGCGTCAACGAAACTCGTTTCAAATTACGAGATCGTCTCGGCGATCGcttctcctcgtcgttgCGCAACCTGGCAACTACGATTCAATTGATTGTTGAG TCGTGCAATGATACGTTGAATGGAACGGGAGAATTTACTGCTAATCTCTTGTCCAAGTGCCGACGAATTGTCCAGTCGGCCAACTATCTAATACCGCGACCGTCTTCGATTGTAGCtgatcgatttcttcgattACCTGTCGTTCACTTCGCCCTCGTCAATTTGGACGAAGTCGTGAAATTTGATCTGAAAAGAGCTGCCGAACAAAGGCGAATATATTTtagttctgacgtcatcggcaCCTTG agagacgacgttcaaAGAGCCGTCAACGATGTGTTGATCTACGATGACAATCTCTTCAGCAGGGCATCGAGTAATTTCACTCACATCCAGTCGAACGTCACGTCGTTCATGAAAAATCACCTGGGAATTCctgaaagcgaaaagaaagtcaacGACACGGCGGAAAA atACATCAACACGTACGAAACGTACCGATTCGTCACAACGTGTCTCCTCTGCGTCGGCGTTCTCATTGCcagtcttcttctcgtcgctttgtCCGTTGTGGGCGCGTTTTACGTCGGTCGCGAGCGCTTGAGTCGCAGTCAAAAACGCGCCGCTCACACGTGCGGCGAATTTCTACTCAA GATTTATTCGTTTGATCTGTTGATGACTTCGCTGTGTCTGATCGTCTTTGCTGGCACGATTCTATTTGGATCCGTTCTGGGGGAATCGTGCGGAAGGAAAGCCAATTTTACTGGCATCATTG ATCGCGTCATTGACAATCAGTCGAACTGGAATGGATATCCGCTAGGCCGAGCAATTCTAAAAAATCCCGATTATCCTCTCAGaattcatgacgtcatcgacgaatgcgatcgcgacgaagcTCTCTGGATCGCGCTCAAAGTCGAAGAACGTCAACCGCTCGACCAAATGCTCGACTTCGCCGAGGAATTg gattCGAAATTGTCTCTCGTGACGGACGTCAGAGCTCCTCGCGTCGATCTCCTCGACTCGAGCGTGCTGGCGCACGTGCGGCACCTAAACGAGTccggcgtcgatgacgtcgattgggACGATTGCTtggacgtcgccgtcgattcgctcTACGACGCGACAAGCGGCAATTTCTCGTTTCTTCGCCAAGTGATGAGTGAACTG AGCACGGCCGCAGCCGAGAGTCTCTCCTCTTTGACGCATTCCCGCATCATATATCTCATCCAAATGCAGACGGATCAACTTCGAGATTTGGTGACAGCTGAAAAAGACGTGAAG aGCGAACAACGTCGCCTCGCGAGTGCGTGCGagacgttgaaaaaatttccgGCCTTGCAACGGGACATAACCGACGCGTTGACGCGTTTGACCGAGTTTAATGCAGCCTTTAATGCACCGTCATCTGACCCAGAGAGTGCACCGGCTATAGTTCGAAGATTAG TTGATGAAGCAGTAGAGACAGTGAAAAAGACTACTCAGTCTTACATTTTCAATACCAAACAGTCCGTGCAGTTTGAGATAGGAAAATGCAAG CCGCTGGCCGAGATCTACaagtcgtcggcgtcggcgacgtgcaACGATTTTCTCACGGGAATGGACTCTTTTTTGGCGATTCTTTCCCTCCTCTCTCTTCTGCTCATTTTAACCAtgttcttcgtcgatcaaTTGGCTTT TTGTTATCTTGATCCCGAGCTGtggaaaacgtcgacgaaatttgTCTTCTGGAAAGTGCTATGCTATCGTTTG TGCTCTTTCACTTGGTTCGTTTTCGACTGGGGACTGTGCATTTTTATCGCCGGAAAAGTATTCGGTAGTACCTCTTCAAGTGCTCTCAA AATATCAGTTGCCATCTTTCTTGTTTCGAGCAGCCTCCTCCTCTGGCcgatctttctttctcagttTGTTTTCATTGCACGAGCCCGACGCCGTAAGGAATCGATTGGACTAGTTTGCATCTCTCTTTTTTGTCTAGGAATGATCGACAAAGATGCGATTGTTTTTCGGATGcaggcgacgattttcttcgctaATCTCGTCGCCTTCCTTCTTCAGGACGTTCCCTTTTTAGCCTTCGCTCTAGTTCACGCAAAGAATCAAGGTTACGCCGACGTGGGAACATTTCTGTCGATCATTACATGCCTTCTTGGCGTTCTATCATTCATCGGCAATTCCGCCAGTCGAGGAAG AGTGGAAGTTAAAAGATATTTTCAATGGTTGAAATTCCACCTCAATCCCCTTCACTGGAAGCGCAGTTTCCAACAAGAGTCCGAAAGGGGTGACGAGGAAGTGGGCGATCAGTTTGTG ATGGAAGGCCTCTTTCACTCTCCccgaagaaaaatgaatcGGCTCGTGCGATCagcttcggcgacggcaataTCAGAACGTCACAACGGTCGTACGGCGAAGAGGCGGCATTCGTCGCGAGTCCGTCGATCGGCAGCtcgtcgcgaacgcgaacgacCATCATCCGCGTCGAGCGAGTGCGACCCTGAGGCGGAGTCAGCGGTGCGACCTCGTAGCAGGTCGGCCGAACGACGTGGCGTGCGACGACCGAGGAGgccgcgcggcgacgtcttgAGACGAAGGGAGGACTCTCACACGGCCACGTGGGGCAATTTGACGACAGCTGACGAGAGAGAAAGCATGTTCTGGTCGGACGACGAG ACTTTCAGCCGTCGACGTAGGGCTGCACAAGAGAGTCCAGACCTGATATCCGTTTGGGACCGGATTTCAATCGTAAGGCTATTTCAAGTCATCTTTTTTTGCCTTAGCGTTCAGTGA